The segment TTCAGCTTGGGCCTGGGGTACTACAACCACCATGCCGATGCCGCAGTTCAGTACGCGGTGCATTTCGGTTTCACTGACATTGCCTTGGGCTTGTAACCAGTTAAATACTTCTGGACGCTGCCAGGTAGAAAGATCGACGTGGGCAGCGAGGGTGTCGGGTAGAACACGGGGAATGTTTTCCAGTAAACCACCACCCGTAATATGGGAGAGCGCGTGAACGGGAATATCTGTGCCGCGCATCATCGACAGCAACGACTTCACATAAATACGCGTCGGCGCCATTAACGCGTCGCCAAGTGGCTGCCCATCTACAGTGTCATTGAGTGAAGTGTTGCTAACTTCCAGGATTTTGCGAATCAGCGAGTAGCCATTAGAGTGCGGGCCAGAAGAAGCAAGCCCCAGCAATACATCGCCTTCGGCTACCTTGCTGCCGTCTAAAATATCGGCCTTCTCAACAATACCTACGCAGAAGCCTGCCAAGTCATAGTCATTGCCTTCGTACATGCCGGGCATTTCGGCAGTTTCGCCACCAACTAATGCGCAACCAGCCAGTTCGCAACCAGCGCCAATGCCGGTCACGACATCTGCGGCGATATCCACGTCCAGCTTACCCGTGGCATAGTAGTCAAGGAATAGCAGCGGTTCGGCACCGGCAACGATCAAATCGTTGACACACATAGCGACAAGGTCAATACCAATGGTGTCATGCTTACCAAG is part of the Halomonas sp. GT genome and harbors:
- the purM gene encoding phosphoribosylformylglycinamidine cyclo-ligase; protein product: MTDTSTSQATPSLSYKDAGVDIDAGNALVDRIKHVAKRTTRPEVMGGLGGFGALCELPAGYKQPVLVSGTDGVGTKLRLAMDLGKHDTIGIDLVAMCVNDLIVAGAEPLLFLDYYATGKLDVDIAADVVTGIGAGCELAGCALVGGETAEMPGMYEGNDYDLAGFCVGIVEKADILDGSKVAEGDVLLGLASSGPHSNGYSLIRKILEVSNTSLNDTVDGQPLGDALMAPTRIYVKSLLSMMRGTDIPVHALSHITGGGLLENIPRVLPDTLAAHVDLSTWQRPEVFNWLQAQGNVSETEMHRVLNCGIGMVVVVPQAQAEDAMEHLQAQGETVYRIGQIIQRQEEAVVLENLRA